One part of the Pirellulales bacterium genome encodes these proteins:
- a CDS encoding DUF669 domain-containing protein: MARKSLSDILRAGDREKLASAWNSTEAAKDLLPLPKGDYVATVESGENFNAQTGTPGYKLTFRIVEGEHTGRRFWHDVWLTEAALSMTKRDLGKIGVTSLDQLERPLPQGIVCAVKLVLLTDDDRSQHNKVKSLDLLRIDVPTRDPFAPSTNGEHQADAEHRGTDDSEVEGGEPE; this comes from the coding sequence ATGGCTCGTAAATCTCTAAGCGACATTCTAAGGGCCGGCGACCGCGAAAAGCTAGCGTCGGCGTGGAACTCGACCGAAGCGGCGAAAGACCTTTTGCCGCTGCCAAAAGGCGATTACGTCGCGACCGTTGAGTCGGGCGAAAACTTCAACGCCCAAACCGGCACGCCCGGTTACAAGCTCACGTTCCGCATTGTGGAAGGCGAGCATACGGGCCGTCGATTTTGGCACGATGTATGGCTCACCGAAGCCGCGTTGTCGATGACCAAACGCGATTTAGGAAAGATCGGCGTTACGTCCCTCGACCAGCTTGAACGGCCGCTGCCGCAAGGCATCGTTTGCGCCGTCAAGCTGGTGCTGCTGACTGATGACGATCGATCCCAACACAACAAGGTGAAATCGCTCGACCTCTTGCGTATCGACGTGCCGACGCGCGACCCGTTCGCGCCGAGCACCAACGGCGAGCACCAGGCAGACGCCGAGCACCGGGGCACCGACGACAGCGAAGTGGAAGGGGGCGAACCGGAATGA
- a CDS encoding helix-turn-helix domain-containing protein: MTKMNEPRILPGCSTLPPMKPATNGKTGSTIGDPDDGGKSKAKRKSGDRFAILNAFVDFTAVSLPRAELLVWFTLFRDTKPDGLARTSQADLARRAGVNLRTVKRAVASLEDRGLLKIVRRGGLRRGVSSYRVRPLERD; encoded by the coding sequence ATGACGAAGATGAATGAGCCGCGAATACTACCCGGTTGCTCGACGCTGCCGCCTATGAAGCCGGCGACCAATGGCAAGACCGGCTCGACGATCGGCGACCCGGACGACGGGGGCAAGAGCAAAGCGAAGCGTAAGAGCGGCGACCGCTTCGCCATTCTCAACGCCTTTGTGGACTTCACCGCCGTCAGCTTGCCGCGTGCTGAATTACTGGTTTGGTTCACGTTGTTCCGCGACACGAAACCGGACGGGCTGGCCCGCACGTCGCAAGCCGATCTTGCTCGCCGAGCCGGCGTGAATCTTCGCACGGTAAAGCGTGCCGTCGCCAGTCTGGAAGACCGGGGCTTGCTGAAAATCGTTCGCCGCGGCGGGCTACGGAGGGGAGTGTCGAGCTACCGGGTTCGGCCGCTGGAAAGGGACTGA
- a CDS encoding DNA primase yields the protein MNACPYGFRVVGATWEARRLVDAAAALSAHASCDPRAELDRECYLSAFQYGDDFRRHVEATGSTKEFAGECWAPWLWFDVDRANLSIALAAARRLAVTLDERYRLADGDVLAFYSGGKGFHLGLPTSLWQPKPAVTFHKIARRFAERLAELAGVTIDTGVYDKVRLFRAPNSRHPKTGLHKRQLSLDVLMQMSIDGIKELAAEPTPFDLPEPAATNDQAAADWLDAETEVGRQGEANAARRAERKGSSTLNRSTLAIIRDGDALATGDRHRMLFSAAANLGEFGCPSALAQALLTEAGLDSGLPPKEVRRQIECGLTHGRNG from the coding sequence ATGAATGCTTGTCCCTACGGCTTTCGTGTCGTGGGGGCAACGTGGGAAGCGCGGCGGCTGGTCGATGCCGCCGCCGCGCTTTCCGCGCATGCCTCTTGCGACCCGCGGGCCGAACTCGACCGCGAATGCTACCTGAGTGCGTTTCAGTACGGCGATGATTTTCGTCGGCACGTGGAAGCGACCGGCTCGACGAAAGAATTTGCCGGCGAATGTTGGGCGCCGTGGCTGTGGTTCGATGTTGATCGCGCCAACTTGTCGATTGCTCTAGCCGCCGCCCGCCGGCTCGCCGTGACCCTCGACGAACGCTATCGGCTGGCCGACGGCGATGTGCTGGCGTTCTATAGCGGCGGCAAAGGTTTTCATCTTGGGTTGCCTACTTCGCTCTGGCAACCAAAGCCGGCTGTCACGTTCCACAAGATCGCACGGCGGTTTGCCGAACGGCTCGCCGAGCTGGCCGGCGTGACGATCGACACCGGCGTGTACGACAAGGTGCGTTTGTTCCGTGCTCCGAACTCTCGGCACCCCAAGACGGGCTTGCACAAGAGGCAGCTCTCGCTCGACGTGCTGATGCAAATGTCGATCGACGGCATCAAGGAACTGGCCGCCGAGCCGACGCCGTTCGACTTGCCAGAACCGGCCGCGACGAACGACCAGGCCGCTGCGGATTGGCTCGACGCCGAAACCGAAGTAGGGCGACAAGGCGAAGCGAACGCCGCACGGCGGGCCGAACGCAAGGGTTCATCGACCTTGAACCGCTCGACGCTGGCAATCATTCGTGACGGCGACGCGCTGGCCACTGGCGACCGACACCGCATGCTGTTTTCGGCCGCCGCGAACCTTGGCGAGTTTGGTTGCCCGTCAGCGCTCGCACAAGCGTTGCTGACTGAGGCCGGACTTGATTCAGGGCTGCCGCCGAAAGAAGTGCGGCGACAAATCGAATGCGGGCTAACGCATGGGAGAAACGGCTAA
- a CDS encoding DUF3820 family protein: MPTDAALLAQLQTLWQVVPPPGPEGAPPPAVSTDPPPEPPVSEQGEVADVYQDEGIYLWPDEPTAADLGPFALLDDTDGEYLLGRHRYPEPCGFCGGRCWHNPNCVALCDEWLISMPFGKHKGKPVASLDHDYLAWLLKCGMELNAELRREIERVLGIEQVA, encoded by the coding sequence ATGCCCACCGACGCCGCCTTGCTGGCGCAACTGCAAACGCTCTGGCAGGTCGTGCCGCCGCCGGGCCCAGAGGGCGCCCCGCCGCCGGCTGTCTCGACGGACCCGCCACCAGAACCGCCCGTAAGCGAACAAGGCGAAGTCGCCGACGTGTACCAGGACGAAGGCATTTATCTCTGGCCGGACGAACCGACCGCCGCCGATCTTGGCCCGTTCGCTTTGCTCGACGATACCGACGGGGAGTATTTGTTGGGCCGGCATCGCTACCCGGAACCGTGCGGATTCTGTGGGGGACGCTGCTGGCACAACCCGAATTGCGTGGCGTTGTGCGATGAATGGCTGATATCGATGCCGTTCGGCAAGCACAAAGGAAAGCCGGTTGCCAGTCTCGACCACGATTACTTGGCATGGCTGCTGAAATGCGGCATGGAACTGAACGCCGAGCTACGCCGCGAAATCGAGCGCGTGCTAGGAATCGAACAAGTCGCTTGA
- a CDS encoding DnaB-like helicase C-terminal domain-containing protein, protein MTNANYQTAGDVFDGWRDDVLTGSPPVLYPIGAGDLARIEIGPGLVTLFGGAPGAGKSAFVMQAVTDALRLTPTLRVLVCSIEMPPRVLLDRQLARLSGIDLTSIRYRRFDASHADRLDQAMHTLEAISERLAFVRPPFDLENVAASADALHADLIVLDYIQRIPPPGTHGDRRGAVDASMNYLRQFADAGVATVVVAAVARAKDRNGRSSYDGEGLNLASFRESSELEFGADDAFILAPDDKHDDQVVLKHLKARHTEAKDLVLRFDRPHQSFAPVTAGEAWTPEKGRLQSALASLWHRTDAADDDEGDDDEDE, encoded by the coding sequence ATGACAAACGCGAACTACCAAACCGCCGGCGACGTGTTCGACGGCTGGCGCGACGACGTGCTCACCGGCTCGCCGCCCGTGCTCTATCCGATCGGCGCCGGCGACCTGGCACGCATCGAAATCGGGCCGGGGCTGGTAACGCTGTTCGGCGGAGCACCGGGGGCCGGCAAGAGCGCGTTTGTAATGCAGGCCGTGACCGACGCCTTGCGATTGACGCCTACGCTGCGCGTTCTGGTGTGTTCGATTGAAATGCCGCCGCGGGTTTTGCTCGACCGCCAGCTTGCACGGCTTAGCGGCATCGACTTGACCTCGATTCGCTATCGGCGGTTCGACGCTTCGCACGCCGATCGGCTCGACCAGGCGATGCACACGTTGGAAGCGATCAGCGAACGGTTGGCGTTTGTGCGCCCACCGTTCGACCTCGAAAACGTGGCCGCCAGTGCCGACGCCTTGCATGCCGACTTGATCGTGCTCGATTACATCCAACGCATCCCGCCGCCCGGAACGCACGGCGACCGCCGCGGGGCCGTCGATGCCAGCATGAATTACTTGCGGCAGTTTGCCGACGCCGGGGTTGCTACGGTTGTCGTGGCCGCGGTGGCACGGGCAAAAGACCGCAATGGCCGATCAAGCTATGACGGCGAAGGGTTGAACCTGGCATCATTCCGCGAAAGCTCTGAACTGGAATTTGGGGCCGACGATGCTTTCATTCTGGCGCCCGACGACAAGCACGATGACCAGGTTGTCTTGAAGCATTTGAAGGCCCGGCATACGGAAGCAAAAGACCTTGTGCTGCGGTTCGACCGTCCGCACCAGTCCTTCGCGCCCGTTACCGCCGGCGAAGCTTGGACGCCCGAAAAAGGCCGGCTGCAATCGGCGTTGGCTTCGCTCTGGCATAGGACCGACGCGGCCGACGATGACGAGGGGGACGATGACGAAGATGAATGA